The Orcinus orca chromosome 1, mOrcOrc1.1, whole genome shotgun sequence DNA window CGTCCGCTGGAGGCGGGAGGGGCATcgtcaggccccgcccccgcgtcTCCTTCTTTTATAAATACGGCGCCGCCCGCCCCGCCACCTAGAGCAGTAGCCTCAGTCAGAAAACGATAATGCCTAGTGCTATGTTCCTGGCTGTCCAGCACGACTGCGGACCCATGGACAAGAGCGCAGGCACCGGCCCCAAGAGCGAGGAGAAGCGGGAGAAGATGAAGCGAACCCTGTGAGTAAGGCTTTCTTCTCTCCCCCGCGCCACTCCTGCAGACCCAGCTGTCCTGGGCGGCTGCAAACGCGGTACATTTGCGCCTGGAACTGGGTACCGTGCAcctctgcaggaaaaaaaaaatgtggaaaaggtTAATTTGTTAAGTAAGGTTTAAACCTGTGTGGGTATTTATTTTGTGACGTGAGCGAAGGACTCTCGGGTAGAGTCCTGCAGAAAATTCTTGATGCAGAGGCGGTGGTAGATGCTGGTTGGCTTTTTGTCCCCCCTGCATCGAAAATGACTTCAGGGAATCCTGCGGCCGAAGCGCGTCCCCGGCATTCGTACGTTGCATTGTAAATTTTGATCAGCTTTACACGGCTGCTGCGATGTAGATATTTTTTGCTGATTCcgaatatattcttttaaaatattttcttttttttaattgaacagcAGATCTCACCCACTCAGGACTGTGGAACAAATAATTGTTCTGCATCATCTTCTTAAAATGAGTGTTGTAGTTGGGGGAGGAGGACGGGCCatctcacacacatacattcattaTGCACAGCTTCTAGGGTGGTCCAGAGCCTCCAGCTCGAAGGGTAGAAGGGAAGTGAGCACAGGCTGGTTCAGGGCAGTTCCACTGTGGGTTTCATCAAGTGTGAAATGTCTCAGAATTGTAATTAACGTTGCAGACAAACTGCTGCCTTCTGTGGGCCAGAAATAACATCTGCTTTTTGAACTATGCAGACTAGATTCATAAAAATAGCCTATAATTGAAGGTAGTTCTACCCTTAGTTTTAAAACTAGTATTTATGTTCAGATGAGTGGATGAAACTAGTGTGTTTAGTATATAGGTGCTGGGTTTAAATGTTAAAGGTGTAAGACTGACAGGAAGAGTTGTTTTGTCTTATTTCGTTTGTCTGTAGCCACAGGGGGCAACTTTATTTGGTAAAAATGCCTTCAGCTGCATTGGCGATTTCAAGTGTTGCCACTAAgtgaatatcctttttttttcttttcttttttttaagattgaaagATTGGAAGAGCCGTTTGAGCTACTTCTTGCAAAATTCCTCCTCTCCTGGGAAGCCCAAAACCAGCAAGAAAAGCAAACAGCAAACCTTCACCAAGTAAGTTGAAAATCTTGTACTTGCGAATGAACTCACTGCTGAGCTGAAAAGGGAACCTCTGACTGACGTGCCTGAGCTAATACGCAGAACTTCTCTTGCAGGCCTTCTCCCGAGGAAGCCCAGCTGTGGTCAGAAGCATTTGATGAGCTGCTAGCCAGTAAATGTAAGTTAACCTCTTGAATTTGATCCATTTCAAGTATCAGGAGACTCTAGAAACGTTGTGTCCACACAGCAAGAGCAGCTTGCTCAAGGGGAATTTTACTTTACAATCCCCATGACATGAGGCGTATTCTTCTCCTTTATTTCCCAGTGATTAACCAGGAAAATGCATGGCTTTTTCACTCAAGGTGGGAAAAAAATTAGCCCAAAACTGTAATGGCAGTTGCTTTTTGTTAAGGTTGAGTCAGGTTATCCATTGCAAACAGTGTTTTCAAGAGACGTCATTCCCAGAGAACTTATGGCTCCCctataaatatttgaattaacAGCGAAGctaagtatttatatatttttgtagtaGTGTGCCAACTTAAGCGTTTTGCTGACTGGCATCTTAGTCTTTAAAGAGCTAAATTCTGAGGGTTACAGGTTGACTGAAATCTAGAAAATTGCtatcatttagaaataataaaatatggggCCAGGGGAGTGGGAGTTCTAGGAAAAAACAGAAGGGATTATTTGGTCACTCAGTTCACTGTATGCATGCTttctttctccccccaccccaccccacctccccagatGGTCTTGCTGCATTCAGggcttttttaaaatctgaattctGTGAAGAAAATATTGAATTCTGGCTGGCCTGTGAAGACTTCAAAAAAACCAAGTCACCCCAAAAGCTGTcctcaaaagcaaagaaaatatatactgatttcatagaaaaagaagCTCCAAAAGAGGTAAGGGGAGATAAAAAAGTTCCTCGTTTTAGCATGTTTTAAACATTCTCAGCACCAAAGTGAAACGGAAAGAATTGAAGAGACCTCAAATTAAAAGGGGAGTGGGGTAAATGTTCTTCCCCTACTTCTACTTTCAGGGAGGTTAATTACATTTCTCCAGTGACTTGGCCGGTGAAGTTAATCACACAttctagtttttttgttgttgttttcaaatattaaatagatTAATCTCTTAACTCTGAATATGGAATAAACcactttttatgttttatttcagaTCAACATAGACTTTCAAACCAAAACTCTGATTGCCCAAAACATACAAGAGGCTACAAGTGGCTGCTTTACAACTGCCCAGAAAAGGGTGTACAGCTTGATGGAGAACAACTCTTATCCCCGTTTCTTGGAGTCAGAATTCTACCAGGACTTGTGTAAAAAGCCACAGATCACCACTGAGCCCCATGCTACCTGAGATGAAAAAGGGAACCCAGAAACGaggacatttcatttttttcctaagggGAAAGGCTGTCACCTGCCAAAAAAGACTGACCTTGAATTCAGCCTGGGTGTTCAGGAAACATCACTCAGAACTATTGATTCAGAGTTGGGTAGTGAATCAGGAAGCCAGTAGCCGTCTAGGAGAAGCTGGTACTGGGACAGCTTCCGTAACTGATGGAGCACAGGGAAAGCGTGGTCTATACGTGGCGTGTCTCATGCTGGAAAAGCAGGAGCTTGAGACTGAAAGATAACTATGTAACACTATTGGTCCAGAAGCATTTACAATCAATAGGTCTGGGGTTATGTGGCCTTAGTGAGCTGGCTGTAGATTTTTCCCTAAATCAGTCCTTGTTACCACACAGTGGTTTAGCTGTAGTTTCTTTAGTACTAGGTAACACATGTTTACTATGTGCAAGGGTATTGAAGTTCCTATGACTACAGATCATCAGTACTGTTGTCTCATGTAACTCTAAAACTGAAACAGTCTGTTTGAATTGTCAATTGGTGTGTGTAATAGAATGAGTGCTGTTGTGTAGAAAACGACAATGTCCATTACGAGTGCCAAAACTGTCCTGATGGCAGCTAAACTTTGAAGTGGTCTTTGaatacttttaataaatttattttgataaataatgTTATTGAATATTTGGTCCAGatgtgggttggggtgggtttTTCTGGTAACTGAATATGGCAGATACAAGGTGAAATATCTCCTCTCTGGTGAAGAAGAGGTGTCAGTTGATGGGCCTGTTTAGTGAGGATTGACAATCCTCGGAACTGAGAAATTACAGCTGCAGGGAAGATCTACTCCCATCTCTAATGCTTTCGTAGGTCAAAGGAGGTCAGGTCACATCTTTAGAGCCACCCTGAGATCAACCTTTCTAATATAACCTTGTAAAAATCAAACTTATTACTGAAAATACGGCAACATTGGCTTTAAAGCCTTTCATGAGTATTAAAGATCAGCTAAATATGAGAAGTAAAATGATGTAAGAGACAAAGCACCAGAATTATTCACATAACTAAGCCGCTCAAATgaagaaagaaaccaaataaaGAGGAAAGCAGGCCTTTTTACTTCCCTTGGTTCCAAGTGCCCCCACAGGGTAACGGCATGGGCTTCCAAGATCCATGCCTGAAACTGTTCACTTCCGTGATGGATCAGTACAAAATCAGAATTTCCCTGATTTGCCAGCCTTCATTTGGCCAATAAAGAatctggagacttccctggtggtccagcggttaagacttcacgctcccaatgtagggggccagggtttgatccctggtcagggaactagatgccgcatgccgcaactaaaagatcctgcacgcggcAATGAAGATCGATCCCgagcactgcaactaagacctggtgtagccaaatgaatatttaaaaaaaaaaaaaagaatctggttATGTTACTGCAGCTAACGATGAAGGTAAGAAGCACGCTTTTGTGGCTTAGACTTCACCTCGAAGTGTGCTCTTTCCCTAGTTGAGAGAGAGGCCTTGAATCTGTTATTTTTCAAACCAGCTACTTAGACAAGGCATCCTCTTCTCCAGCAGGCTGCTTTTTCAACCTTCTTGATGAtggttttcattttgaaatgaaagaggagggCGAACACTCGTCTTGGAAAACCTGAGCCCGTGTACTGACTTCTCAcacctttgtgaccttgggagTCCTAATCTGCCCTGGCTCCTTAATTCACACCTTCCTGCCTATCCCACTGGTTCCTGTGAGGTAGTAAGGGGCTTTAGGAAGTGTAAAGCGCTTTTTAGAACGTTTATCCTGATTTGCCAGAAGAAAACTTGACCTCCCCTGGTTTAAACTGTTTCCCTGGTGCTTGCACTGAACTTCACCTTCACCCCACTTTCTGGGACCAACGGGCACAAGCTCCATGAGAGACTTGAACTAGTCTACTCCTGTGTCACCAGCAGCCAAAACAAGACATAACAGGTGCTCCATCAAGAGTGATAGAGTAAAAATTCTGAAGGGTCACTGAAAGAGATTTCTTTGGAGAATAAATATGTCAGGTCTGCACAAGCCTCAACTTGGACAGGTTTTGGCCAACAGAGAAACCCAGGAGTCACGCCACGTATCCAATTTGTCACCAAGTCCTATTTTTACTTCAAGTCTCTCTCCAGCCTGCTTTCTGTCGCCACCCTGATCAAAGGTACCACCATCTTCCCCGGGCAACCGCAACACTCTCAATTCACCTACCCTCACTCACTTTTCCCCCTTCCAGTGTGTTCCCTGCTTTTTAACTCTAGGAAGCCTCTCCACACACAAACCTGATCTTGTCTCCTGTTGCTTATAAACCCCTGACAGGTTTCCCAAACAATCAGGATAAAGGCATCATCCTTAATATAGTCTAACACCTGCATGGGCTTGACCCCCTTCTTCCACTCCATCCATTCTCCACCACGTGTCCCCCAGCTCTCTCTGCCAGCCTCACCGACCTACCTCTCTTCCCCCATGGGTGCCATGCCCGCTGGTTCCATAGGACCTTTGGGCATCATAGGCCCTCTGCATAGAATGCAATTTTAGCTCTTACTCATCATTCACAGATCGGTGCAATcgtcacttcctcagggaagccttccctgacctccttaCCTGGGTCAGATCCCCTTTTAGATGTTCTCATAGCACCAGCTTCTCTAATTCAGCACACTTAATAGAATTCTCATTAATTTGTATGATAA harbors:
- the RGS2 gene encoding regulator of G-protein signaling 2; protein product: MPSAMFLAVQHDCGPMDKSAGTGPKSEEKREKMKRTLLKDWKSRLSYFLQNSSSPGKPKTSKKSKQQTFTKPSPEEAQLWSEAFDELLASKYGLAAFRAFLKSEFCEENIEFWLACEDFKKTKSPQKLSSKAKKIYTDFIEKEAPKEINIDFQTKTLIAQNIQEATSGCFTTAQKRVYSLMENNSYPRFLESEFYQDLCKKPQITTEPHAT